Within the Nicotiana tabacum cultivar K326 chromosome 11, ASM71507v2, whole genome shotgun sequence genome, the region CcagaaatgtcgaaacccgatttcgcgagaaaaaaggggcgcaACAACGTGTTTCATGGagaactcacgtgctaataatatcaattcGTCTCGCATGGTCACAtacacaatatcataatccacccatcatggtcacaagcataacaacacaatttGCCCGGCGCGGTCACAGGCACTTAGTCCAAAACATATCATATAGAAGAAAGTATACAAGAACACGTgtatatgatggataaatatcaaatttcatgctcctggatggtacaataacatgctaaagtgtaggaaTGTGCAATGTCTGTTATCATAGCTCAGATTAGCAATTTATCACAGAAATAGCAATTGccaagtttattcagggaattagcatCTTCATAATCTCAAGCATGGctcaaataattcacaacaatgatacaaatatgagaaacattatagcttaaaacttaacagtcaactctagacATATCATAGCCTATGTACTACCCcaagcatggataaataccctgGTGCTCACACATGGGTTCACACCCCACACATATGCACACTCATAgcatgtagctatcacaaataattcaggcaactagtgcctcaatcaAGTTTAAATAGGATACTTGCCTCAAACAAGCCAAGAAAAATACTGAGCAAGCCAAACGACACTCTAGAAATTCCATCCCGCATGTATCAACCTCCAAACagctcaaaactaaccaaaagcaactcaaaaacatcaaataataccaatGAAAACAAAATCAATCGATAAAGGTGAAATCTTTAATAAAAaatccaaagtcaaccaaaaatcaAACTCGGGACCGCacctcaaaatccgacaaaactcacaaaattcgacaatccattcaattacgagtccaaccatactagtttcactcaaatccgactcctaattgatattcaaaactcaaaaattcactttatgaaatgaTAGACAAACCCCCCAATTTTTctattaaaatcatcaatcaaatgccaaatcgatgatggattcatgaaatataatcaaaaccaagtagaaaatatttaccccaatctatatggtgaagattgcctcaatccgagctccatagctcaaaatatgctaaaaagTCTGAAACCTTCAAAATAAAGTACTTTATACACTGTTCCAGAGGTAACCTTCGCGATAACAGTCATAAACCTCATGATTGCGATTACAAAATTTTCCAAGACAATTTTTACCCTATGTTATCATGGCCATTTCCCCGcaatcgcgatgaacaaacttcCATTAACCCttcccaaactcttctcagatagcctatagtgtatcaaccataaattttttgtacacaactccacataataaatataaatttctgaaaactagatacaaaaggctacaactttcctttttggatcatctccaaattcattaaagattacaagatataagcttccaaaatcggatCAGTAACACCagaatttcctctacgcgatcgcgaaaaatcTTCTGCGATCGCAATTCACATTGCCCAAAACAGCAATTTGCTCTTTACGAACGCGACCCTATGTCCGCGATCGTGATGCACACCCCTGTGGTAAAAAACCAGCAACTTAAAATGGCccaaaaatggtccgaaaccaccacgaaactcacccgagcccctgaggaccccatccgaacataccaacaagttccaaaacatattacgaacctactcgaggcctcaaatcatacataataatatgaaaaccatgaatcgtcgatcaagatcaatctcttaagttaataaacttcaaactttgaatcaagtgtccgattcaagcctaaccaatccggaataaatccaaattttacatacaagtttcaaatgacatatcGAACCTATTCGAATTCCAGGAACAACAATCTGAACCCAATAACATCAaggtcaactcctggtcaaacttatgaacattccaaaccttcaaatttctaactttcgtcaattagtgttgaaaccttctagaaatatccaaatgcaaattcggacatacgcccaaatccaaaatcaccatctggacctaatggaaccatcaaaacttcgatCTGAGATCAAATattaaaagtcaaacttggtcaactcttccaactaaaagcttcctagttgagaatcattcttccaaatcaattctgaatcacCTGAAAATTAAAACCAAGTCATAATATATCTTACGAAGCTACTCAAaacttcaaatagctgaatggaatgcaaatgctcaaacacacacacacacacacacacacacacacacacacacacacacacacacatatatatatatatatatatatatatatatatatatatatatatatatatatatacacgcatTAAATTTCAATAATGTTTTATAGTATTTGTGCATCCTATtaaatttttatgttttagtaatGCTTTCTTTGCTTAGCACATTTCTACAAAATTATGTAAATCATAAaccttttttttgtcttttttatcTCAGCACCTAAAACCTCACTACCAGAATTACATTAAAACCTTTGAGGGAGAAAAAGTGAGAAgacataaaatttaattttttaatttatgttataTGAAAATTTATTACATAATCATAATAAAAGTATGGCTAATTAACCTTGTTTGTGTCTTCTCAGATGAACTTgagaataaattttaaaaaatatttgcaAAAAGATTCTTAATCTTCAAGGACTATAtgttttcttaaactaaaaatgaAGCACAATAATTTGTGAAATTGAActgataaaattataaaattggaATAAAATTTAAGATGAATATATTGAATAATGATTGAGGACTTCTTTGAACAaagtcttttttcttttattgagtTAGCTATATAAGATTAATATTTATCAATTTGAGAAGTTTATACTTTCTTTTATAATTCACacacaattttaaaatatatatgtaattttTTGACAAAAAATTAGTACTTATTAAAATAGGGAACACAGGCAACGCTACAATGAAGCTAGTAAATATAAAGTACAATTGGActcactattattattattattattattattattattattattattattattattattattattgtgcaTCAGGCTTCATGCTGTAGTgcccttatttatttattaatgtCTTAATCTTTTTACTTATTTCTAAAATATTTATGAAAGTAGTGaaggtaaaataaaaaataattaattctttttttaaaatacaatttATACAACTATTCCGGGAACAATTTATTTGTTTTAACAAAAGTGACAAGTAAGTAGGCAGGAAATAACATAAATTCAAAGTAGCTTTGTCCACACACTTTTATATTTTGCACCTTTGCTTCGCAAAAGGGTAATTTGTGTACATCTTCTTTACATCATTCAAAGAAGTCTCCCTTACGCATTCAATGCCTTCTCTTTCTTGACGTTACTTATCTTTCAGCTGAAACAAAAACCACTACCCACATATTTAGTGCAACAATGACAAACTTTTGATCCATATCCTTCTTTGCTGAGTTGTTTTAGTTTTCAACCTTAATTCTGCGTCTTCAATTTAATACTGATCCAAAAGTCTTCTAAGGTAAAGAGGGGAAGATGGGGAGACTATTTGTGTTGACTCTTGAAGGCAAGATCTATAGCTGCAAGCACTGTGGAACTCATCTTGCTCTTTCTGAAAGCATCGTTTCTAAGGTTTTACTCGTCTTTTCCTAACTCAGTTTACTTATCTGTTTGATCACTCTTTTGTTTTAATCTATACAATTTTGCAACTGGGGTTTCTTTAATTTTGCTTATTTAGATTTATTTCGTTATAAAAATACAATCTTTGGCTCGATCGGtggtggtttttttttttttttttgtgtgtgtgtatgttaACACGTTACTGATTTTTCTCTGTGTTCTTGCTCTGCAAAGTAAATTTAGCTGTCAATAAAAGTTGGGTACTTAAAATCAGCCATATGAGTGAGCAAAGTCTGAGATTGAGTAATTTTCGGCCTAAAGGGGATGGATTTTTACCATCCAAGAACTGTGTTTTGTAGTGTTGCTGATTTAGGAGTAAAAGGGGGCATGTATGGGCATTCTTGTGAATAAGATAAAACCTCTCATAGGAAAAATATTTGGTACTGCTGATAAAGTCCGATGTGGCAATCCTTCTATTTTTACCAGTTATGCAATAGATGTCCATTCTTGTGATGTGGAAGAGTTCATTGTTGAGTTGATAAATGGAGTATACTTGATTGGCATTTGCCATTTGTTCCCATGTTTGTGGACTAATAGCTTCAATACTTCAGGTCTGGCTTCAGGTCTGGGTACTGTCTGTTTTTTATATTGATCAACTTGGTGTCTGTTTTGTGACTTCATTATACTTAATTTCTTTATAATGTGGATTGCATGACTTTCGTTGTATTTGTTCTGTACTTTCTGTGTCAAATCTGTCCTACGGAGAGTTGCCTCTGTCTTGTACAGCATATAATTAGAGCATGTTTTCAAGTGATGGAGATTCAAAACCTATGTTCATTAGAAAATTAAAATGCTTGGAATGGAACTAAATGATGATTACACGGTAATTTGCATTTAAGTTTATGTTACTTTCTTCTTTCAGCCCCTAAGCAATTGTTGTCATTCTGAGTCATGAAGTTATCTGATTCAGTGTTTTACCTCTGATCTTTCCTTCAGTCTTTCCACTGCCGACATGGGAAGGCTTATCTCTTCAGTAAGGTGTAAGTCCCTTTGATTCTGCACACACGATCATTAGAAATCTTTTGTGACATTTCACATGTCCAATCTTTACAGTTGCAGCAGTAAAATCACAAGTCCCACAAACTTGTGCAACTTTTATTAGTTTTATTCTTGTTAGAGTATGAAAGACATTACCATTCTATTTCCTGTTATTGCTGTTAAGCTTTTGTTGGCATTGATGGGGGGACAAGTTATGTGTTGCTTGGTTTGATGAACATTGTTATTGCATACCTCTCCTACTAAGTTAGGATGCAAAGAGCTACTGTGTAAATCCTCCTTATCTATCTTCTTGTACCTTCTTTTATTGATGCGGAGGACGTTCTTCAACTAGAAAGTGAAAAAAAGATGAAGTTTTGAAGCATTCATGTTTGTAGTAGTTAGCCTAAATTTTCATGAATTGAAATGAAGAAGACTCGCTTTTCAAAAGTTGGATGCAACTGGATTATGTGCAATATCTTTGGGCCGCAtactccagggtaggggtaaggtctgcatacacactaccctccccagaccccactaagtgggattatactgggttgttgttgttgtatctttGGGCCGCATACTCTACTTGGGTTGGGTCACATTGCTCTCAGGAGTCAGGATCTTTGATTTTATTATTAGCTCTAATTCATTGATCGTTATGAAAGGTCACAACCAGCTTAAAATATCTGAAATGCACGTGAAAACGTGTGAACAAGGTAGTCTATACTTTTTAGGTTTAGTTTGTTAAGATCATGGTACAGTAGATGTATATCTTGATATATTCATGTCATTGACTATAAAATTAGCTGGTTTTTACTTATAATCTGTTGGAATCAGTGTAGAACGTATTGGAATTATACCAGACTGTTATATCATGTACATTAAATTGTATTTTGCAGGAGTACAAATATTAACAcatcaattttcaaaaaaattcttacttgctctttaaaaaaaaaaaaaaatctttagagcagcatcacaatagacaataGCTACATGGCTGTAATACCTATATTGTGCCAAAGTTGATCGCTTTCAAGCTCATAAGTTCTTATCTTCTCAAGTCTCTTTATTTCATATCATCAGTTAGTAGAAACATACATAATGAAAGTGCACTTTGTGGTTCAGTATATTCTATATGCCCTTTTTTTCTTTGACAGAGTGAATGTCACTTCTGGCGAGATAGAGAATAGAATCATGATGACTGGTATGCACACTGTGGCCGACATTTTCTGCGTCTGTTGTGGGTCAATTGTTGGATGGAAATATGTGAGTACAGAGAGCTAACATGGATTTGGCAGTTACCAGACAGTTTTAGTTAGTTGCTAATAGTAATTCTTTTGCAGGAGACCGCCCATGAGAAGAGCCAAAAGTACAAAGAAGGAAAATCCGTGCTTGAGCGGTCAGTAGTCTAATTTAGAATTGAGTAATTAGGAGCAGAGCTCATAAGTCCTCTCTGAGGTGCTTTTCTTTTGAAACTCAACAGGTTTAAGATTTCTGGCCCTGATGGAAGCCATTACTGGGCCAGTCATGAAACTCATGTTGCAGGAAGTGATGCTGATGATGTTTGATCACCTCACCATCAGATAAATAGTTCTATCCCAAATGTACATTCTTTAACTCACCACCCCATtgtattggattcttgaattgcTTGCTCACTCAGCAGCTTGTTCTAGACTGACCTCTATTATGTATAATAATGTGGATGTGGAAGCAACCATATATTGTTGCAACCTAACATGACCATCTCCCCTATATTTGCTTTTAATGACAGTCTTTACTATACTAGCAATGACTTCCGCTTTCGTTGCTTCAATCTTTCTATATTCCTTTCCATTTCACTCTTTCTGTATTCTTTGGTATTCACTTATTTAGGGGGATGTGTGCATGAATTTTAGAAATAGAACCAAGACAATTTACTAACTCTCTGCATCTACTTTGCCCTTTTCAATCTATCCTCTGTCCTTCCTGGACGACTCTCATAAACCATTTTGATCTACTTGGCATAAACATAAAGGGTCTATCGCAAACAACCTCTTTATCTCAATGAGGTAGGGGTAATAAGGCATGCGTACTCACTGCCCTCCTCAGATTCCATTTATGGGATCAAActgggttttttttttgttgttgttgttgttgttggcataaaCATAAATAGATCCAAACGCCATGCCACAACCATAACACATCAAAAATTGGAAGGAGCATTCCATAGCTGTAAAACTATGTTATAGATGGCGTGTCAGAGTAACATTTTATCGTGGCTTAGTAACTAATTTGACATTCGTACAATTGTACTTGCATgtttttctaattaaaagatATGCTGGCAGCTAGCCAACTCCGCTTTAACGCAGAAACAGGCGAGACCCCAGGTCTCATCAGAACAAGAAGTTCGAAGTCAGGTTTTCAAATACATACCTCAACTAGGTCAACAAAgatgttcttttctttttttgacaTGCAATCTTGAACAAATTTAAGCCTTGCTCCTGCAGGAAACTATTCACTAACACCCGAAAACTGGAGCAAAGGCTAACGTTTTCAAAATTGCAGGTCAAAAGAAGAAATGAACATTCAAAAACTAAAGTAGGAGAATGAATTATACAACAGTAAGATTGTAAAAAGGTTTTCGTAAAAGTAATATTATTGTAATTAGATCACAATCTTAAGATGCTAGCCTAAGAAGGCGCTCCACTCGTACAAAAGAGAGTACGCTATGGATCAGCTTCACCCCAGTTTGATTTACTACTGTTTATACAATACCAACTCTACAGTATTGCTTGGCTCTGATTTCTATCAACAGCTTGGGCAGTTGAAACCCAGCATAAATATAAAACTGATTGGGTCTCAAATTCTGTACATAATTGTGGAATCACCTCACTGAATAAACCATTCGCTCAGAGAGCTCTCTGCCTACCGCAATTGTGTCGCCATCAACTGCTGTCTTTCACGGGACCATATCAGTTGCAAATGCAAATACATGTAATGTGAGAGGTATATGAACATCTTACTTGGTATTCTGACGAGCTTCTCCCAATCCAATCAGAATGCTACCAGCATCTCCTTCAATTCCAGACAGTTCGATGTTACTGCTTTCAAGGTCCAATTCATCATTTGAATCTTCAGAATAATATTCAACCATTTCCTCATccatatcaacaataacatcatTTAATCCTTGCAAGTGTTCATCACTTTGTTCCTCCTACTTTTCAAGGAAACTTGGTGGTTCTCCATTTTGTATAGAAAAATCAGATAGACATTGATTCTCTGTCCAGCAGTGCCTTGCCAACATGGAATGGAACCCACCTAATTAAAAGAGATATTCTCTGGTCTCTAATAGATTACAAAAGAtgccctaaaaatgtgaaaagaaagtatttatactatgccgaattttctggacaaaaatacccctgatgGAAGTAATGCGGAACGCGAAAAATGCACCCTGGTCGCAATGAGGCTTTTTGGCTTGAATATTCActctctgaatctggccaccgcgggccgcataaaatgcaccgcggctgCGGTGGCTTCACTGCAGTCCGCATAAAATGCTCCAGGGACCGCGCTGGCTTCAATCGTCCAAACTCCCAACTCTCTGAATCCCCTCTCCACGAACCGCataaaatggattgcggccgcgaAGAGGgtgttgcggtccgcacaaaagggGTTGCGGCCGCAGTGCTTGAGCTTCCAAAATttgcacctctctgaatctcctcaccgcggaccgcactaaatggattgCGGCTGCGGTGGGTCTGTTGCAACTGTGCTTTGACTTATTCTttgtacttgtgcatgtttcactcctttttgagctggttttgactacttgtcacctttttgaccaaaccctgcaaacaagcacaacatgtaagcctttgggattATTTGTATACATAtctaatcaaaacttaaaaaGGAGGGTAAAAtggactagaatccctagttatcaactcccccaaacttaagtttttgcttgtactcaagcaaacaaaataagtcTCACCTCCTTAagagtaaaaccaagaaaatttagttgacctaaagtgacctcatctagcatcaattgggattaacaattgccctcaattcaaatgaatcattaacaacattcgacCTTTTAAGCGCCATagttttagtgcgacacaagagcatcaagaattgactcaacccatcaaggaaactctttctactatTTTGGTCATTGtagaacccaaactcatacatccTCAACTTTCCCTAAGAAAACCTTACTTTTAGGTTGTAGCACTCAAAACGAGGATTGTGGagaacacactcatctctctcaaagaaaggtcacaagtccggctctaagtaccataagttttccccttatgtgagtcacaactaatgtaagcttcattcaactcaataTCATACAGGacttttgtggagatatagtgaaggcttttggttcagggtagaaaatatttggtctaagtaggttccatcttcccttaagcacttcatttacTTCATTTTTGCAAACATTCTATTGACTTTTTGAGCCATTCTCTTccctccccccaaacttatgttttttccttgtgctaaggaaagattgggtgccaagagagggtcgtttttagaacgggtaaaggcttgtatcatggtcttTGAAAGAAAAAGTGTTATGGCTCAAAagagttgactagggatattatcagtggtaggctatggaagttttcaagataacattcggatcaaggagagcctataatcacttatcaagtcaaactacacttcggatttcgcctagacaaacattcagtgcaagttctagactaatggcatgggacttggacttgcaaatcaaattctcaccacacaagctataggattgctaaagagatagagttgggggcccacaacaaccttagctaagatttgagcaacacaatggtcccgaaaaaccacttgatgattattggccaacacaagagtctcaaggtcacaactttcactatcatatacacaacaatttgttttgaccataagatcaaaggaaaatgtgttaggcccaagtgaagctttgcttgaggcaccattactcactagctactatttacataaaagcaaaaggaaaacagactcaaacccttaagaaggttgtcatgtcatccatcatcgggaagagccacccggttcacacaaattccacctttggaaagaaccgtggcattaagaaaaccaaaggcttattgaacgcaaaactcaaaataagaagctacaaaaatgaaataagaagctatgaaagaaaaATGCGAAAAGTAGAATAAATATGTACAAGAAGGGATTTAGACGAATATACATaagggggaatgaatatatacatcagaaagtaactttatatatataCCAAAGTTGCAAAGTatgaaaagtgaaataaaatggtaaaattatgtacataccaaaagtgaaaatcaaagcataataaaaagaaaatagtatcaTATTTACAATACCATAtcatccaaatagggctaccccctcaaatgaaagctagcattgtcctcaatgctaactaaccaaaaatagctcaaaataagatagagagtaaagaaaactccctattggccctccgtctgcataggatcatgagCCTGGGTCCCCGGGTCCTCGGACTGCTCGGTAACCTGTGTCTgcactgggacctgggcctgtaCTAGGTCCTAaggctggctagaggaacctccaTGCGAGTCCTCCAACTCTATCACAGCATCATCGGCACGGGGGATCACCCTCTTCCTCCTTGTTGGCCTCTCCAACTCCTACTCCGGCTCAGGCTGGGCTGTTGGAACCAGGTCATGTAATAACAGCTCC harbors:
- the LOC107792365 gene encoding protein yippee-like isoform X1, yielding MGRLFVLTLEGKIYSCKHCGTHLALSESIVSKSFHCRHGKAYLFSKVVNVTSGEIENRIMMTGMHTVADIFCVCCGSIVGWKYETAHEKSQKYKEGKSVLERFKISGPDGSHYWASHETHVAGSDADDV
- the LOC107792365 gene encoding protein yippee-like isoform X2, which produces MLGMELNDDYTSFHCRHGKAYLFSKVVNVTSGEIENRIMMTGMHTVADIFCVCCGSIVGWKYETAHEKSQKYKEGKSVLERFKISGPDGSHYWASHETHVAGSDADDV